In Capsicum annuum cultivar UCD-10X-F1 chromosome 11, UCD10Xv1.1, whole genome shotgun sequence, one genomic interval encodes:
- the LOC107846881 gene encoding zinc finger CCCH domain-containing protein 15: MHREISTAAGHGGAFSYDNELSQPTAFDLSSLYSSMLLHPTGLLLDDSQNSTETTVTPVLTPRFRQSQSSNQLLIDQHYQQDLMDRHNRVLSQLLETEKKTLALRQENINLKMANFNLNNRLSSLLSDYGPSSGLGLDNGLLRDYGPSSGLGLNNGLRRMHVGLEEEMSSDGHSWEDVVADRHLSPTSVMDSGRVEGVDRILLPKSISVRSSGYLKTIHAAGGSSKQQNRAKASSVNTAQRVYVKGGNEKEEQPLELDVYNQGMFKTELCNKWQETAACPYGDNCQFAHGIEELRPVLRHPRYKTEVCRMVLNGDPCPYGHRCHFRHTLTDQEKLMRSLNTTSSLSLKP, translated from the exons ATGCACAGAGAAATCTCAACCGCCGCCGGCCACGGTGGCGCGTTCAGCTATGACAACGAACTCAGCCAGCCTACCGCCTTCGATCTATCTTCACTTTACTCGTCAATGTTGCTCCATCCTACCGGACTTTTACTCGATGACAGTCAAAACTCAACGGAGACTACAGTGACGCCAGTACTAACACCACGGTTTCGTCAAAGTCAGAGCTCTAATCAATTGCTTATTGATCAGCATTATCAACAAGATCTAATGGACCGTCATAACAGAGTGTTATCTCAGTTACTTGAAACAGAGAAGAAAACTCTAGCTCTTCGTCAAGAGAATATCAATTTGAAAATGGCGAATTTCAATTTGAACAATAGACTTTCCTCGCTGTTGAGTGATTATGGACCTTCATCTGGTTTGGGCCTGGATAATGGGCTGCTGAGAGACTATGGGCCTTCATCAGGTTTGGGCCTGAATAATGGGCTGAGGAGGATGCATGTTGGTCTTGAAGAGGAGATGTCCAGTGATGGGCATTCATGGGAAGACGTAGTTGCGGATCGTCATCTGAGCCCAACAAGCGTGATGGATTCGGGTCGGGTAGAAGGCGTGGATCGGATACTATTGCCCAAGAGTATATCAGTACGTTCTAGTGGTTACTTGAAAACAATTCATGCAGCTGGTGGAAGTAGTAAGCAGCAGAATCGAGCCAAAGCATCATCAGTCAACACAGCG CAAAGGGTATATGTGAAAGGAGGAAATGAGAAGGAAGAGCAACCACTTGAATTAGATGTGTACAATCAAGGCATGTTCAAGACTGAACTCTGCAACAAATGGCAAGAAACAGCAGCATGCCCCTATGGAGACAACTGCCAATTTGCTCATGGCATTGAGGAACTTCGTCCTGTCCTACGCCACCCACGCTACAAGACTGAGGTATGCCGTATGGTCCTTAATGGTGATCCTTGTCCTTACGGCCATCGCTGCCATTTCCGCCACACACTCACTGACCAAGAGAAACTCATGAGATCACTCAACACTACAAGTTCTCTGTCTCTCAAGCCTTAA
- the LOC107847066 gene encoding 24-methylenesterol C-methyltransferase 2-like — MEFFKELLTLFCTAVVVFGGGFYYFTCLFGPAELKGKTAVQLSGGSLDKEKVKEGYEQYWSFFQRGVNGNDLNASDKVPAFVDTFYNLVTDIYEWGWGQSFHFSPSIPGKSHRDATRMHEEMVVDLLDLKPKARILDAGCGVGGPMRAIAAHSGANIVGITINEYQVERARAHNKRSGLDSLCEVVCGNFLKMPFDDNSFDGAYSIEATCHAPKLEEVYTKIYRVLKPGSRYVSYEWVTTELYDSEDPEHVEIIRGIERGDALPGLRSYKDIAEIATKVGFEVVKEKDLAKPPAEPWWTRLKMGRIAYWRNHIVVTILSWLGIAPKGVVDVHDMLYVTADYLAKGGDAGIFTPMHMILCRKPE, encoded by the coding sequence ATGGAGTTTTTCAAGGAATTACTTACTCTCTTTTGTACTGCGGTAGTTGTTTTCGGCGGCGGATTTTATTACTTCACTTGCCTGTTTGGCCCCGCGGAGCTGAAGGGTAAAACAGCCGTTCAACTTTCTGGTGGTTCTCTAGATAAAGAGAAAGTTAAAGAAGGATACGAACAATATTGGTCGTTCTTCCAACGGGGTGTTAATGGAAATGATCTAAATGCATCTGATAAAGTGCCTGCATTCGTTGACACTTTTTATAATCTCGTCACTGATATATATGAGTGGGGTTGGGGCCAGTCTTTCCACTTCTCCCCAAGTATTCCGGGGAAGTCTCATCGCGATGCCACGCGCATGCATGAGGAAATGGTGGTGGATCTCCTGGATCTAAAGCCCAAAGCCCGCATCCTTGATGCTGGTTGTGGGGTTGGTGGCCCGATGAGGGCTATCGCGGCCCATTCAGGTGCTAACATCGTTGGCATCACTATTAATGAGTACCAGGTGGAACGGGCCCGGGCCCACAACAAGAGATCCGGGCTTGACTCGCTTTGTGAGGTGGTTTGTGGCAATTTCCTAAAAATGCCCTTCGATGACAATAGCTTCGACGGAGCTTACTCGATCGAAGCTACATGTCATGCCCCAAAACTCGAAGAAGTGTATACAAAGATCTACAGGGTGTTAAAGCCTGGATCACGGTATGTTTCCTACGAGTGGGTCACGACCGAATTATATGATTCTGAGGATCCTGAACACGTGGAGATAATTCGGGGGATTGAAAGAGGCGATGCATTGCCCGGGTTGAGAAGCTACAAGGACATTGCTGAAATTGCGACCAAAGTAGGTTTTGAGGTGGTGAAAGAAAAGGATTTGGCTAAGCCACCCGCGGAGCCATGGTGGACGAGGCTCAAAATGGGGAGGATTGCTTACTGGAGGAATCATATCGTGGTGACGATACTTTCTTGGCTCGGGATCGCCCCTAAGGGGGTCGTTGATGTCCACGATATGTTGTATGTGACTGCTGATTATTTGGCTAAAGGTGGCGACGCTGGAATTTTCACTCCCATGCATATGATTCTTTGTAGGAAGCCTGAATAG